A genomic segment from Gopherus evgoodei ecotype Sinaloan lineage chromosome 6, rGopEvg1_v1.p, whole genome shotgun sequence encodes:
- the RFESD gene encoding Rieske domain-containing protein isoform X2: protein MDLHSSIETPDKVKADSPVYVGKEEDIKQSQRITASVHDREVVVFYHEGKFYAMDCRCYHAGGPLHLGQIEDINGQPCIICPWHKYKITLATGEGLYQAINPTEPSATPKWRSKGIKQRTHKDDCRKHLKNKGSVCREDCTQSGKMSGL from the exons ATGGATTTGCACAGCTCAATTGAAACACCTGATAAAGTGAAGGCTGATTCTCCTGTATATGTTGGTAAAGAAGAAGACATAAAACAGTCCCAAAGAATAACAGCCAGTGTCCATGACAGAGAAGTTGTCGTTTTCTACCATGAAGGGAAATTTTATGCCATGGACTGTCGCTGTTACC ATGCAGGAGGTCCTTTACATCTTGGACAGATAGAG GATATCAATGGACAGCCCTGCATTATTTGCCCTTGGCACAAGTATAAAATTACTTTGGCAACAGGAGAAGGCTTATATCAAGCAATAAACCCTACAGAACCATCCGCAACACCAAAATGGCGATCAAAAGGAATAAAGCAAAGAACTCACAAG gatGACTGCAGGAAACATCTAAAAAACAAAGGAAGTGTGTGCAGGGAGGACTGTACCCAGTCTGGGAAGATGTCTGGCCTGTGA
- the RFESD gene encoding Rieske domain-containing protein isoform X3, whose protein sequence is MDLHSSIETPDKVKADSPVYVGKEEDIKQSQRITASVHDREVVVFYHEGKFYAMDCRCYHAGGPLHLGQIEDINGQPCIICPWHKYKITLATGEGLYQAINPTEPSATPKWRSKGIKQRTHKVRRKSCYFIFLTHRTRVS, encoded by the exons ATGGATTTGCACAGCTCAATTGAAACACCTGATAAAGTGAAGGCTGATTCTCCTGTATATGTTGGTAAAGAAGAAGACATAAAACAGTCCCAAAGAATAACAGCCAGTGTCCATGACAGAGAAGTTGTCGTTTTCTACCATGAAGGGAAATTTTATGCCATGGACTGTCGCTGTTACC ATGCAGGAGGTCCTTTACATCTTGGACAGATAGAG GATATCAATGGACAGCCCTGCATTATTTGCCCTTGGCACAAGTATAAAATTACTTTGGCAACAGGAGAAGGCTTATATCAAGCAATAAACCCTACAGAACCATCCGCAACACCAAAATGGCGATCAAAAGGAATAAAGCAAAGAACTCACAAG GTCAGGAGAAAAAGCTGTTATTTTATCTTCTTAACACACAGGACCAGAGTTTCATAA
- the RFESD gene encoding Rieske domain-containing protein isoform X1: MDLHSSIETPDKVKADSPVYVGKEEDIKQSQRITASVHDREVVVFYHEGKFYAMDCRCYHAGGPLHLGQIEDINGQPCIICPWHKYKITLATGEGLYQAINPTEPSATPKWRSKGIKQRTHKVTIDNGSVYVTPSDLSISCDSDYYADKYKKTGSSHMKK; the protein is encoded by the exons ATGGATTTGCACAGCTCAATTGAAACACCTGATAAAGTGAAGGCTGATTCTCCTGTATATGTTGGTAAAGAAGAAGACATAAAACAGTCCCAAAGAATAACAGCCAGTGTCCATGACAGAGAAGTTGTCGTTTTCTACCATGAAGGGAAATTTTATGCCATGGACTGTCGCTGTTACC ATGCAGGAGGTCCTTTACATCTTGGACAGATAGAG GATATCAATGGACAGCCCTGCATTATTTGCCCTTGGCACAAGTATAAAATTACTTTGGCAACAGGAGAAGGCTTATATCAAGCAATAAACCCTACAGAACCATCCGCAACACCAAAATGGCGATCAAAAGGAATAAAGCAAAGAACTCACAAGGTTACTATAGACAATGGAAGTGTTTATGTGACTCCTTCGGACTTATCTATCAGCTGTGACTCTGATTACTATGCTGATAAATACAAAAAGACTGGAAGTTCTCATATGAAAAAATAA
- the GPR150 gene encoding LOW QUALITY PROTEIN: probable G-protein coupled receptor 150 (The sequence of the model RefSeq protein was modified relative to this genomic sequence to represent the inferred CDS: deleted 2 bases in 1 codon) has product MPPGSAFISSAILSLASQESLYPKEQSRAGRRAGPGPLRPGPRDCPAQDPSGPFAGTLRGVMEDPFSLDRFSPVLNLSSALQPGWSLNLSSSPGDRRWSSISRQVRVISATAILLLGLLGNCLVLHRLCCCGCCGRGRRRRKMDFLIAHLALADLYGCGLALLSHLAAELLGAAWPEGDAACRLLKLLQGSGLLASSNVLVLIAMERHHVVRRPADPPLPARALTALGWLLALLLALPQAFVFRLASRPGGSRCLSIFEQLPRWHGQAYGVYGAVTGFLAPVSLLCWAYGRILLALWAAQEEKAPAGREEGGSGRRRGRPAARPLLLRLPAASCPMPRARVKTLQLTLVLIALFALCRLPRFVLELSMAFGPGGDAAAGLREARAALGIVAVTNSALNPYAYLLFQSHRPWARRLQRSLCSAGPGPTCCCPGPEGEPRRRPNHRAPHRHRPKDGPPPGAQRAAFCTPAPPPRSGPREPEDTFACESGF; this is encoded by the exons ATGCCGCCGGGAAGCGCATTCATCAGTAGCGCTATCCTTTCTCTTGCTTCTCAAGAAAGTTTGTATCCCAAAGAGCAGAGTCGAGCCGGGAGGCGTGCAGGGCCTGGGCCGCTGAGA CCGGGACCCCGGGATTGCCCTGCACAAGACCCCAGCGGCCCATTTGCTGGGACTCTGCGAGGAGTCATGGAAGATCCTTTCAGCCTAGACAGATTTTCTCCGGTACTCAACCTCTCGagtgccctgcagccaggctggagcctgaatctctcctcctcccccgggGACCGGCGCTGGTCTTCCATTAGCCGGCAGGTGCGGGTGATCTCCGCGACCGCCATCCTGCTGCTCGGGCTGCTGGGCAATTGCCTGGTGCTGCATCGCCTCTGCTGCTGTGGTTGCTGCGGCCGGGGCAGGCGGCGGCGGAAGATGGATTTCCTTATCGCCCACCTGGCGCTGGCCGATCTCTACGGCTGCGGGCTGGCCCTGCTCTCGCATCTGGCAGCGGAGCTCTTGGGGGCCGCCTGGCCAGAGGGGGACGCCGCCTGCCGCCTGCTTAAGCTACTGCAGGGCTCCGGCCTCCTGGCCTCGTCCAACGTGCTGGTGCTCATCGCCATGGAGCGGCACCACGTGGTGAGGCGGCCGGCGGACCCGCCGCTGCCTGCCCGGGCCTTGACCGCGCTGGGCTGGCTGCTGGCGCTGCTGCTcgccctgccccaggccttcGTCTTCAGACTCGCCTCCCGCCCCGGGGGCAGCCGCTGCCTCAGCATCTTCGAGCAGCTGCCGCGCTGGCACGGCCAGGCCTACGGCGTGTACGGGGCCGTCACCGGCTTCTTGGCGCCCGTCAGCCTGCTGTGCTGGGCCTACGGCCGCATCCTTCTCGCCCTCTGGGCCGCCCAGGAGGAGAAGGCGCCTGCCGGGCGGGAGGAAGGCGGCAGCGGCCGCCGCCGGGGGCGGCCGGCCGCGCGGCCTCTGCTGCTGAGGCTGCCGGCCGCCAGCTGTCCCATGCCCCGGGCTCGGGTCAAGACGCTGCAGCTGACGCTGGTGCTGATCGCCCTGTTCGCGCTCTGTCGCCTGCCCCGCTTCGTGCTGGAGCTCAGCATGGCCTTCGGGCCAGGTGGGGACGCCGCGGCCGGGCTGCGGGAGGCGCGGGCCGCGCTCGGCATCGTGGCGGTGACCAACAGCGCGCTGAACCCCTACGCCTATCTGCTCTTCCAGAGCCACCGGCCCTGGGCGCGCCGTCTGCagaggagcctctgcagtgcgggacccggccccacctgctgctgccCCGGCCCCGAGGGAGAGCCCCGCCGCCGCCCGAACCACCGCGCCCCGCACAGACACCGCCCGAAGGACGGGCCGCCCCCCGGAGCGCAGCGCGCCGCGTTCTGCACCCCAGCGCCGCCGCCCCGCTCAGGCCCCCGGGAGCCTGAGGACACCTTCGCCTGTGAGAGCGGCTTCTAA